GGGCGGATTGCCATCGACCTGGCGTTGCGGCATGCGGACCTCGTCAGGAGTCTCGTCTTGGTCGCGACCTCCGCACGCGGGGCGGCGAAGCTTGGCTTGTTCGGGAACCTGCTCGCCGTCGCGCTCCGGATTCCGGGGCTCCGAAGCCTCGGACGGGATCCGCAGCCGTACTACGCCTTCATGCGCCAGCGCGAGGCGTCGAGGAACTACGACGCCACGGCCCGGCTCTCGGATATCCGTGTGCCGACGCTCATCGTCCACGGGACCCGTGACCGCCGAGCCCTCTTGCCGCACGCGCAGGAGATGCACGAGGAGATCATGGGCTCGCAGATGGTCACCCTCTCGGGAGGACACCTGATCCTCTTCTTCCGAACCGAGGCATGCGTTGCAGCGATCACCGAATTCCTCCGGGCCGCCGAAGCCTCGCCGGCATCTTGATGGACAAGTCGTGCGGTCGAATACCTTTATTACCGCGGAGCCAATCGTGCGGACGCTGAGTGCCGAGGTCGCCTAGTCCGGTAGGGCGCCAGCCTGGAGAGCTGGTGGTCGCAAGGCCTCGGGAGTTCAAAAGGCTCCCCGCCGCTCTGATGACGGCTGCCTGAAAGTCTCCCCCTCGGCGTTCAGCTTTTTCCTCGGGGAAGCCGCTTGAGCCGCTCCTTGAGTTCTCGGATCGGTTCGACGGGCCAGGGGTCGACCCGGCGCAGGGTCGCCAGGTAGAGGCTCACGTAGTCTCCGAGGAAGAGCGTGCCGAGCATGCGGCCGAGGAGCTGCGAATCGTCATCCCGGACCTCTTCCACTCTAGCGTACCGAGCGAACAGGGTCGCGGTCGCGTCGAGGCGACGGCGGATCTCCGGCCTCTCGTCCGCATCCCGCAGGAGAATCGCGGCGAATCGCCGCGCGCTCGCGTCCGAGGCCCACCCGATAATCTCGTTGTGGTCGGCCTCCG
The DNA window shown above is from Thermoplasmata archaeon and carries:
- a CDS encoding alpha/beta hydrolase, yielding MPTLQVRDIRMYYEMHGQGEPLLLIPGLRSRVSDYGRVIDRLSTTFHVVAVDNRGAGFTDKPNAPYSIEMMADDAAGLLSALDLGQANVLGVSMGGRIAIDLALRHADLVRSLVLVATSARGAAKLGLFGNLLAVALRIPGLRSLGRDPQPYYAFMRQREASRNYDATARLSDIRVPTLIVHGTRDRRALLPHAQEMHEEIMGSQMVTLSGGHLILFFRTEACVAAITEFLRAAEASPAS